DNA from Anopheles cruzii unplaced genomic scaffold, idAnoCruzAS_RS32_06 scaffold02156_ctg1, whole genome shotgun sequence:
AGTTGTCGGGCATTCTTGCAACATGCCCTGCCCAACGTATCCTTCCGTCTTTAACCACCTTCTGGATACTGGGTTCGCCGTAGAGTTCCGCGAGCTCGTGATTCATCCTTCGCCTCCATACTCCGTTCTCCTGTACGCCGCCAAAGATCGTCCTCAGTACTCGTCGCTCGAAAACTCCGAGTACTCGCCGGTCCTCCTCTAGCATGGTCCACGTCTCATGCCCATAGAGTACAACCGGCCTTATGAGGGTCTTGTACAGGTAACACTTCGTGCGGGTGCTAAGTCTGTTCGACCGTAGTTGTTTGTGGAGCCCATAGTAGGCACGACTTCCGCTGATAATGCGCCTCCGGATCTCACGGCTGGTATCGTTGTCCGCCGTTACCAGTGAGCCGAGGTAGACAAACTCGTCGACTACCTCGAACTCATCGCCGTCGATCCCAATACTGCTGCCTAGGcgttgtcggtcggtttcggttccgccggcTAGCATGTACTTAGTTTTGGTCGCATTTATCCTCAACCCAATCCTCGCTGCTTCCCGTTT
Protein-coding regions in this window:
- the LOC128276708 gene encoding uncharacterized protein LOC128276708 produces the protein MLAGGTETDRQRLGSSIGIDGDEFEVVDEFVYLGSLVTADNDTSREIRRRIISGSRAYYGLHKQLRSNRLSTRTKCYLYKTLIRPVVLYGHETWTMLEEDRRVLGVFERRVLRTIFGGVQENG